The Terrirubrum flagellatum nucleotide sequence AGTTGAATAGGCCGGACGGATCTTCAAGCGCCGCGCCGTTGGCGAAAGTCAGCTTCACCGCCGCCTTGTAGGTCTCGCCGGTGCAGATCATGCCGTCACGCTCCCAGACGGGAACGCCGTGCGGATTCGACGGCTTCCGCCATTTCACCTCTTCGACGATGTCAGGATCGGCCTCTTTAATGAGAGCGCGAACGCGCGCCAGCGTCTCGCCGCGCCAGTCGTTGAGGGCGTTGATTTTGGCGGAGATGAGGGAAGAGGGGGAGGGGGGGAGCGCTTGTGGGGTCGTGCTCTTCTTCATGGTAGCTGTCGCTTTTCTCATGACCATTGTCGCCCCCTCGTCGCGTGATTTAGTCCGCAGAGTGGGCTAGTCGAAAACATGACTTACTTACTTGGTACATCGGAAGCGACAGATTATATGTTGCTAGTCCATGCTACGTGTTCTCACCTATGGAGAGTTTGCCTCAACGCCAGGAGGCAGGATGCGCCACTTTCCTCTCTGCAAAGGAATCAGTCGCTGGATTGAAATCACGTCGGGGTCCGTCAGCTCACGATGGCTGAACGTTCCGCCCTGTTGAACTTTCGCGGCATCAGTCATCTTTTTCATCTCCGCCACGATCCGGTCATTAGCTTCCTTGTTTTCGTTGTGATCGAAGGGTTTTGCTCGCTGCTCGAGATTCATACCGAACCGCTTCCAGATTCGTGTGGTCAAAAACGTGTCATCGTTCGGAGGCACAGAAGCGATCCGAAATAGCCCCTGTGCTTTGTCGGCCTCTGGCAAAGCGGAGTAATGCGCGTCGAGCGCTTGCAAATCGACTTTTAGCTCGTCTCCCGACACAAACCGCTGCCGAGCGCTAAGGAACAGGGGCACTGTTCTCCTATGCAGCTTATCGTTTGACACAAACATCATCGCGAAAGGCAGGTAGTACAAATACGCGATATCTGTTCGATTGCTTGGGCGATCGGGTGAGATCAGCCCCTTATCCACCGCGAGGTTAAAGAAAATCTCCACAAGCAGACAATGGGCTGTATAGGGAGCGTATGTCGGTAGTGGTGGTCCGCCCAGTTTCTTCCATCGATTCAGCACAAACTTCCATTGCCCCGGATCGAGACCAAGCAAGGCATATGCGGTTTTCAGCGTTGCGAACCGCTGTCCGTTTCCTTTCACAACCTCTTTCGCGATAGCGAACGCGTCCTCAATTGTCTTTGGAGAGTCGTTAATCTTCAGCGCCGCCTTGACGAGCTTCGCCATATCGGCGTGCTTTGCTGCTTTCAATTGTTCACGCCAATGAGATGCAAATTCACGCTCAAGTTCGTGGAATCTTCCACGTTGCCAGCGGTCAAATGCTTTAGCCTCGGGGCTTTGCTCGTATACAACTCCCACCTTGCCATCGCCTTGTCGCACCGCGCGACCGCCCGCAATTGCCGGAACGCGGCGCATTTCAACCGAGTGCCCCAACAGCTCTCCGACACATAACGTGGAGTGCGATACGTTGGGTGCTGAATGCAAGATTGGAGTCTTGCGAGCTACATCTGCAACGATTTTCTCTACTGTGCGCTGACCTGGCGGCTCTTTTGAAAGGTCCGCAAGGACTTCTGTATAAAAGATCGGACAAATTACGGACGAATAGAGCGAATCGAAAATCGTCGCTTCGTCGAGATTCAGCATTTCGATAAATGACTTGTCGAACAGAGCGATTGGACCCATCGGGCCGATCCTTTATTAGCCAAGTAGTCGATTCGGCCATTGAGTTGCTACAAGCGTATCATGTGATGGTTGATCCGACATGACACTGTCGACAAGCTCTCGGCGCTTCTATGAACCTCTCGCTCCTCCGCCCCCTCACATCCTCTCCCCCCGCAACCCGCTCGCCTGCTTCACCCAATCCATAAACTGCGTCTCGTCGATCTCCTCGTCCTCATGGATGTCGAGATAGCGCACATCCCTCTGCTTTGACTCCCCCGGCGGGAGAGGGCGCAGCGACGCGCCTCTAGAGAAAGCCACCTTCACGTATTTCGTGAAGCAGTGAAAGCTCAGGAGCCAATCCTGCTTTTCGCCGGCCGGCGCCGGCGCGCCATAGAAGGGCGAGTTCCATTTCACCGCCTTCACGACGCCGGGGAGGGCCCGCGCAATGAGGGCGTCGAGGCGGCGGCCGACATCGCGCTTCCAGCCCGGCATGGCTGCGATATAGGCCTGCACCGGCGCATCGCCATCGCCCCTGGCGATCTGGGGATTGCCGCCGGAGAGCAGAGCCGGCTTCGCAGCGCTTCGCTTCGTCGTCTTCGCGGCTTTCGCCGGCTTATCCGACATTCTCTTCGCCATCGCGTTCGCTCCCGCTGAATTTCTTTTTAACGAACGGCCGCGCCATTCGCCTTGTTCAGACCTCTCCCTCCCTGAGGCTGGACCGGACCGGCGGCTTCTGCGCTACAACGGCGCCACAAGAAGCCGCGATCCCTGCGGCCGCAAGGGAGAAACATCATGCCCGGAACTGTCCGCCTGCACCGCGTCCTCGCGACGAAGCCTGAGAAGATCTATCGCGCCTTCCTCGAGCCCGACGCGCTGGCGAAATGGCTGCCGCCGAACGGCTACACCTGCACCGTGCATTCCTTCGACGGGAAAGTCGGCGGCGCGTTCAAGATGTCGTTCCGCAATTTCACCACCGGCCACAGCCATTCCTTCGGCGGAAAATATCTGGAGCTCTCAGCCAACGAGCGCATCCGCTACACCGACGTCTTCGACGATCCCAATCTGCCCGGCGAAATGCATGTGACGGTGACGCTGAAGAAAGTCGCCGTCGGGACTGAATTGAATGTCGTGCAGGAGGGCATTCCCGATCTCATTCCGGAGGAAGCCTGCTATCTCGGCTGGCAGGAGTCGCTGAAGAATCTCGCCAGACTGGTCGAGCCCGAGATCAATCAGTAGCGTGGAATAAGTCGCGCGTTTATCCGCCTGGCGGCAGCCCCTCGAACGCGCGAACGCCCTCGGCGACAAGATGGAAAGGCTGTCCCTCGGCGGTGAAGATCGCCATGCGCGCGCCGCCATAGACCGAGGGATCATCGAGTGTGCCGATCTTCAGCACCACCGGCGGCAGGCCGGGGCGGCGCGTGATCATATGCGTTCCGCATTCGGCGCAGAATTCGCGCGTCACGGCGTCGATCTTGTCAGGCCGCGTGTAGGTTTTCGGCGCGCCACTGGTGTAGCGAAAGCCTTCCGCGGGCATCAGCATGAAGAGATTGGGCGCGCCGCCCGAGATGTGCTGGCAGGCCCGGCAATGGCATTGCGCGCGCAGGATGGGCTCGCCTTCTGCGACATAGCGCACCGCGCCGCAATAGCATCCGCCTTCAAGCCGCATCGATGTTTCCTTCTGTCGCCCTCAACTCAGCGCGCGCCTTGCGCGTCGCGCTCCTTCGCGACGTAGGGCAGCACGAACATATACAAGCCTGTCAACAGCAGCAGGAAAAGCGGGGCGAGCGGGGAATAGACGATCCAGCCGGGAGGTTGTCCGACGAGGCCCATGGCGATGAAATTCGCGACGACGGTCGCGGTGAAGATGATCGACATCCAGCGATGGAATTGCCGGACCCACGCGTTCCAGTTCAATGCGGCCTCCTGTCGATGAATCGAAGCGCGGGGATTTCACTCCGCTCGCGCGAGAACCTCTTCCAGCTTCTCGAAGAAGCCCTGCCAGCCGTGCCTTGCGCCGCCGAAGGCCTGCTTCTGATCGGGGCGGAAGCCTGATTGCTCCATGCGCAGATGAGTGCCTCCGCTCGTCGGGGTCAGCGTGAAGGTCACGACGCTGGCAAGATTGTAGGCGGGGTCATCATGCGCGAAGTTCCAGCTGTAGGAGAGCGTTTTGTTCGGCTCGATCGCGAGCACTTCGCAATCGAGCACGCCGCCCCATTCGCCGCGCAGATTGAAGCGATGGCCGACGGCCGGCTTGAAGTCGTTCTTCATCAGCCACTCCTCGATCAGGTGCGGTTGCGTGAGCGCGCGCCAGAGTTTTTCCGGGGGATGAGGCATCTCGCGCTCGACAATCACGGTGCGCGTTTCGGTCGAATTCATTGGTCCATCCTTTTGAGCAGTTCCTCGAGATCGTCGAAGCGGCTCTCCCAGAAGCCGGCCATCCCGCGCGTCCAGTCGATCAGCGGCGCGAGCGCGGCGAGCTGCGCGGTGTAATGCGTCTGGCGGCCTTGATGGCGGTCGCGCACGAGGCCGGCCTGTTTCAGCACGCCCAGATGCTTGGAGACGGCGGGCTGCGACACGCCGGCCTTGGCCGTCAAAGCCCCGACCGTTTGCGCGCCGTCGCGGCACAGCCGCTCGAAGATCGCCCGCCGCGTCGGGTCGGCGAGCGTCCGGAAGAGAAGATCGTGAGCCTCAGACATCCGAAATTGATAACCCGCCAGCTATGGGTTTATGCATAGCTCGCGGGTTATGGATGAGTCAAGCGAGGGCGGATTCGATACGCGATGGCGAGCGCTCCGGAAGGAGCGCGGTTTCGAGAGGATGCAAGGTCGGTGGGAAGCGAGGCTGTTTGATGCGGCGTTTAGAACGTCACGCGCAAATGGCCGCGCACGGTCTGATCGGCAGCGTTGTCGCCGAATTGACCGCCATAGGAAACAGAGAACACAGCGCCCGGCGCCAGCTTCACTTCGAGCCCCGCCTCCACGACGGCGGCGTCGCGCGTGATCGGGGCGCCGGCGATGGTGAACGGTGTCGAACCCGCGGCGAAGCTCATCACCGAAGTCGGCGCATCGTCGCCATAGAGATGGCGCCAGCCGAGCGCGCCCTTGAGCTGCGCTTCGATTCCGCTGAACGCGAATTGGCTCGCGGCGCGCAAGCCGAGCGTGCTGAACGTCGCTTGCGTCGCGTCGCCGCGCACGATCAACGCCGCATCTCCGCCGCGCTGCGTGAAGCCGCTGGTGTCGAGATTGAGATAGGCGAGGGTGGCGTAGGGCTCGAGCGCGACGCCGGCGAAATCGAAGCGATAACCGAGATCGCCGAAGAGCTGCGTGACGCGAGCCCGGTAATCGGCTGTCAGACCATTCGCGAGGATCTGGCTGAAGGACTGGCTCGTCCCGATCTCGCGCCAGGTGTGGCTTGCGCCGATGCGCAAGCCGAGCGGCCCCCATTGAGCGCCGCCATAGACGCCGAGATGATAATCATCGCTATGCCCGGAAGAGCCGAGACTCTTCACGGAAAATTCGTTGCGGCTGTAGCCCGCGAGCAAACCTGCGCGCCAGCCTGCGAAAACGGACGCGTCGGCGCCCACAAAAAAGCCGCCTGTTGAGCGGCTGAGCGTCGAGGCGTTGCCGTCGCCTTTCGTGCGGCCCCAGGAGCCGAACGCTTGTCCCCACATGGTGAAGTCGGCGCGACCTGCGTCGCATTGTTCTTCTGCCGGACGCTGCAGTTTCGGCGCGGCGACGCCGCAGAACGCATCGCGCATGCGGTCGATCGCGGCGTTGCGAACGAAATGGCTGGTTTCGATCGCCGCCGTCTTGGCGGACGAATGGATTTCGCCGGAGAGTTGCTGGAGCGCGAGGCGCGCACGGTCCAGAGTCGGTTGGTCGAGCATGCCGGTATGCACCGTGTTATCGGCCGGCAGGCTGTCGACGGCCTTGCCCGTCTCGGTCTGGTTCGGCGTTGTTCCGACGCCAGCGATGCTCTGCGTCTGCACGACGGTGAGATAGGCGTTGTTGGCGTCGTAGATGTCGCGCAGGCTGAGGAAGGGCGTGAGCGCGAGATCGTCGAACGCATAGACGCCGGTCACGCCGCCGCTCGCCGTCAGGATGGTGAAGCGCTGGCCCGCGACATAGGACGCGCCGGTGTAGTTGACGACGGAAAGGCCTGCGCCGCTCGCCAGCGTCGCGCTGCCATTGACGCGAATGAGATCGGAACTGCTCGTCGCGGGAGCGACCTCCACCTGATAGATAGAGCCTGTGTTCTGGACATAAGCGCCGTTGATCGTGAGCGTTCCGATCGAATTGCCGGGCGCGATCGTCGCTCCCGACAAAACCGTCGTCGCGCCGACAACGCCGGAGCCGCCGAGCGTCGCGCCGGCGAGCACGGTCACGGCTGAGCCTGACAGCGAGCCGTTGACCGAGAGCCTGCCGGCCTCGACCGTCGTCGCGCCGGTGAGGCCGCTGGCGCCGGTCAGGTTCAGGCCGCCGGCGCCGCGCTTGGTGAAGGGGCCGGCGCCGTTGATCTGGTTGGCAAAGCTCGCGTTGGTCGGCTGGTCGATGATCAGCGCGCCGTTGTTGGCGATCTGACCGACGCCGAAGCTCGTGGCCGAGCCGATCAGCGTGCCCGCCGAGATGGTCGTGCCGCCGCTATAGCTGTTGGCGCCCGTCAGAGTGAGCGAGCCGGCGCCGAGCTTCTGCACGCCGCCTGTCCCCGAGATCGCGCCGGCGAAGGTGATGTCGTCCAGGCGGTTGAAGGCGAGCGCGCCATTGTTAATGACGTCGCCCGCGATCGAGCCCGACGCGCCGCCATTGCCGAGCTGCAGCGTGCCCGCCGAGATCGTCGTCCCGCCGGTGTAGCTGTTGTTCGCCGTCAGGATGGTTGTGCTCGAGCCGATCTGCGACACTGTGCCCGAGCCGGAAATAAGGCCGCTGAAGGTGTAGGCGTCCGACCGGTTGAAGGCGAGGGCGCCATTGTTGATGACGTCGCCCGTGATCGAGCCCGACGCGCCGCCGTTGCCGAGCTGCAGAGCGCCAGCCGAGATCGTCGTCCCGCCGGCATAGGTATTGGTCCCGGTCAGCACCAGCGTGCCGGCGCCGGTCTTGGTCAGCGCGCCGGCGCCGCTGATCGCGCCTGACCAGGTCAGATCGGCGTCGGTCTGGAAAACGCCGCCGCCGGTGTTGATCGTCGCGTTGCGAGCCGAAGTAAAGCTCGCCGTGGTTCGCAGCGTTCCGCCGTCGAAGGTGATGGCGCCGCTGGTCGCGCCGAGGCTGGCGTC carries:
- a CDS encoding SRPBCC family protein: MPGTVRLHRVLATKPEKIYRAFLEPDALAKWLPPNGYTCTVHSFDGKVGGAFKMSFRNFTTGHSHSFGGKYLELSANERIRYTDVFDDPNLPGEMHVTVTLKKVAVGTELNVVQEGIPDLIPEEACYLGWQESLKNLARLVEPEINQ
- a CDS encoding autotransporter domain-containing protein; this encodes MANAIKRRILVNSSYAALAIACLPSPQALAATYFVSDATELNNAIAAANASPDASSTIIATQSFTIAGSLPNPSKSLTIDTQGFVLSGITAGSITFNGNFPSGSLTFAGTLTGGASAGSAGVGLVVNSGIATVGGTTAQVINNGSITGGAGNSGGLGVSLTNVVTFINNGAVAGGLGQGGGLGNNGSGVNILNTGATLINNASGVIQGGNSQVAGHVGAGAFLVGSSAKPATLINFGTIRGGSDLSGVGVGAAAVAGRGTNTTITNSGTLEGGNGAAAIAIDSSSWNVSVINSGTIRAGSGSANAIAINTGASTQLRLELQAGSQIFGNVVASPTGLNDVLKLGGTADASFDASTIGATAQYQNFDAFQKIGASAWTLTGASTAVTPWQLLGGVLSIASDASLGATSGAITFDGGTLRTTASFTSARNATINTGGGVFQTDADLTWSGAISGAGALTKTGAGTLVLTGTNTYAGGTTISAGALQLGNGGASGSITGDVINNGALAFNRSDAYTFSGLISGSGTVSQIGSSTTILTANNSYTGGTTISAGTLQLGNGGASGSIAGDVINNGALAFNRLDDITFAGAISGTGGVQKLGAGSLTLTGANSYSGGTTISAGTLIGSATSFGVGQIANNGALIIDQPTNASFANQINGAGPFTKRGAGGLNLTGASGLTGATTVEAGRLSVNGSLSGSAVTVLAGATLGGSGVVGATTVLSGATIAPGNSIGTLTINGAYVQNTGSIYQVEVAPATSSSDLIRVNGSATLASGAGLSVVNYTGASYVAGQRFTILTASGGVTGVYAFDDLALTPFLSLRDIYDANNAYLTVVQTQSIAGVGTTPNQTETGKAVDSLPADNTVHTGMLDQPTLDRARLALQQLSGEIHSSAKTAAIETSHFVRNAAIDRMRDAFCGVAAPKLQRPAEEQCDAGRADFTMWGQAFGSWGRTKGDGNASTLSRSTGGFFVGADASVFAGWRAGLLAGYSRNEFSVKSLGSSGHSDDYHLGVYGGAQWGPLGLRIGASHTWREIGTSQSFSQILANGLTADYRARVTQLFGDLGYRFDFAGVALEPYATLAYLNLDTSGFTQRGGDAALIVRGDATQATFSTLGLRAASQFAFSGIEAQLKGALGWRHLYGDDAPTSVMSFAAGSTPFTIAGAPITRDAAVVEAGLEVKLAPGAVFSVSYGGQFGDNAADQTVRGHLRVTF
- a CDS encoding metalloregulator ArsR/SmtB family transcription factor; translated protein: MSEAHDLLFRTLADPTRRAIFERLCRDGAQTVGALTAKAGVSQPAVSKHLGVLKQAGLVRDRHQGRQTHYTAQLAALAPLIDWTRGMAGFWESRFDDLEELLKRMDQ
- a CDS encoding DUF1801 domain-containing protein, which translates into the protein MAKRMSDKPAKAAKTTKRSAAKPALLSGGNPQIARGDGDAPVQAYIAAMPGWKRDVGRRLDALIARALPGVVKAVKWNSPFYGAPAPAGEKQDWLLSFHCFTKYVKVAFSRGASLRPLPPGESKQRDVRYLDIHEDEEIDETQFMDWVKQASGLRGERM
- a CDS encoding DUF1801 domain-containing protein; protein product: MRKATATMKKSTTPQALPPSPSSLISAKINALNDWRGETLARVRALIKEADPDIVEEVKWRKPSNPHGVPVWERDGMICTGETYKAAVKLTFANGAALEDPSGLFNSSLDGAVRRAIDIHEGDTINEKAFKALIRAAVALNVSRAAARPAKKPKGP
- a CDS encoding GFA family protein: MRLEGGCYCGAVRYVAEGEPILRAQCHCRACQHISGGAPNLFMLMPAEGFRYTSGAPKTYTRPDKIDAVTREFCAECGTHMITRRPGLPPVVLKIGTLDDPSVYGGARMAIFTAEGQPFHLVAEGVRAFEGLPPGG
- a CDS encoding SRPBCC domain-containing protein — translated: MNSTETRTVIVEREMPHPPEKLWRALTQPHLIEEWLMKNDFKPAVGHRFNLRGEWGGVLDCEVLAIEPNKTLSYSWNFAHDDPAYNLASVVTFTLTPTSGGTHLRMEQSGFRPDQKQAFGGARHGWQGFFEKLEEVLARAE